Proteins encoded in a region of the Triticum dicoccoides isolate Atlit2015 ecotype Zavitan chromosome 3A, WEW_v2.0, whole genome shotgun sequence genome:
- the LOC119270119 gene encoding calmodulin-binding transcription activator 4-like isoform X3: MQQQQRQGHDILNLQREVKTRWLKPREVLDILQNCELFGIQNRTPQRPPGGSWFLFNRRVHRFFRNDGYVWQKKKNGKSGNEAHEYLKVDNVKALNCYYARAENNPRFMRRIYWMLEPAYEHIVLVHYRDVLEGSISVSVLNGSPTSNQNGSASRADAHSSPGLTSEIVAPLLNSCSPGSAEELSLENKERHDVNTDEVLPNHDPIPAHGIQNEELDACINLADVFDLGFSEDNHAEGSHPYPDPIDVLKYSETWLEDDQLKSILHSAPVTIDENQWFHLHEVSPEWAFCSESAKVVIVGDFPCNLSNSSWVLFGDVKVPAVVVQQGVIRCYTPPYLGAGKVRMCMLDENGKPCTEDREFEFVEKPTNTMINGNGKPCSEAREFEFQQRPTKSDNGLLLLINYVQMLFDSHGCELFSKFRLPLPNARSGFPVNPSEIIGRTCEQLDHENAVNCIMEVMLNNKFQDWLSSKFEQNSEGEYLLPRQYHGVIHTIAALGYDWALKPLLSNGVPINYRDANGWTALHWAARFGREQMVAVLVVAGAAVGALSDPTAEDPAAKTPASIASAYGFIGISAFLSEAQLTSTLDSLESKENGKPVDHNGGVSTSNAVDRVSDKCAHVDGGTDDQLALKDSLGAIRNAVQAAGRIQATFRVFSLKKKKQKALQNGDSSASPSMLERATLSIQKNFRCWKKRKEYQKIRKNVIKIQARFRAHRERNKYKELLQSVGILEKIMLRWFRKGVGLRGINSRAMPIDQDEEEDIVKVFRKERVETAVSEAVSRVSAIVGCPVARLDYRRMLEMHQQAKIGHGK; this comes from the exons atgcagcagcagcagcggcaag GTCACGACATACTAAATCTGCAGCGGGAGGTGAAGACGCGGTGGCTCAAGCCCAGAGAGGTTCTTGACATATTGCAGAACTGTGAGCTGTTCGGGATCCAAAACAGGACCCCTCAGAGGCCACCGG GTGGTTCTTGGTTCCTTTTCAACCGTAGGGTACATCGCTTCTTCCGGAATGATGGGTATGTGTGGCAGAAAAAGAAGAATGGGAAGAGCGGCAATGAAGCACATGAGTACCTTAAG GTTGATAATGTAAAGGCTCTGAATTGCTACTATGCTCGTGCAGAAAATAATCCTAGATTCATGAGGCGGATATATTGGATGCTTGAACC GGCTTATGAGCACATCGTTCTTGTCCACTATAGAGACGTTCTAGAG GGCAGcatttcagtatcagtgctaaacgGTTCGCCAACATCCAATCAGAATGGCAGTGCTAGCAGAGCTGATGCACATAGTTCGCCAGGGTTGACTAGTGAGATAGTTGCGCCACTTCTCAACTCGTGCAGCCCAGGATCCGCGGAAGAA CTGAGTCTGGAAAACAAGGAACGTCATGATGTTAACACTGATGAGGTTCTGCCAAATCATGATCCTATTCCTGCGCATGGGATACAGAATGAAGAACTAGACGCATGTATAAACCTTGCAGATGTCTTTGATCTGGGGTTTAGTGAAGACAACCATGCTGAAGGAAGTCACCCTTATCCCGATCCTATCGATGTCCTGAAATATTCAG AAACATGGTTGGAGGATGACCAACTTAAATCTATTCTACATTCAGCTCCTGTGACAATTGATGAAAACCAATGGTTCCATCTTCATGAGGTTTCTCCAGAATGGGCATTTTGTTCTGAAAGTGCTAAG GTTGTCATTGTAGGAGATTTCCCTTGCAACCTCTCCAATAGTTCATGGGTACTATTTGGTGATGTTAAAGTACCTGCGGTAGTTGTCCAGCAAGGTGTCATCCGTTGTTATACTCCACCATACCTTGGTGCTGGAAAGGTGAGAATGTGCATGCTCGATGAGAATGGGAAACCTTGCACTGAAGATCGAGAATTTGAATTCGTTGAAAAGCCTACCAACACAATGATTAATGGGAACGGGAAACCCTGCAGTGAAGCACGAGAATTTGAATTCCAACAGAGGCCTACCAAAAGTGACAATGGGCTGTTGTTGCTGATTAACTATGTGCAGATGCTTTTTGATAGTCATGGCTGTGAACTCTTCTCAAAGTTCAGGTTGCCACTCCCAAATGCTCGGTCTGGATTCCCAGTTAACCCCTCAGAGATTATAGGGAGAACATGTGAGCAGTTGGACCATGAGAATGCAGTAAATTGCATCATGGAAGTGATGCTTAACAATAAGTTCCAGGACTGGCTATCATCCAAATTTGAACAGAATAGTGAAGGGGAGTATTTGCTTCCTAGGCAATACCATGGTGTGATACATACAATTGCTGCATTGGGATACGACTGGGCTTTGAAACCGCTGCTTAGTAACGGCGTGCCTATAAACTACCGTGATGCAAATGGATGGACTGCTCTGCATTGGGCTGCACGATTCGGAAG GGAACAAATGGTAGCGGTTCTTGTTGTTGCAGGCGCTGCTGTGGGTGCACTTTCAGATCCAACAGCGGAAGACCCTGCTGCCAAGACACCTGCTTCGATTGCGTCTGCCTATGGTTTCATAGGCATCTCTGCATTCCTTTCAGAAGCACAACTAACCAGTACCCTTGATTCTCTGGAATCAAAAGAAAATGGGAAACCCGTAGATCATAATGGTGGAGTGAGTACATCTAATGCTGTGGATAGAGTATCAGATAAATGTGCACATGTGGATGGTGGAACTGATGATCAGCTTGCACTTAAGGATTCTCTAGGAGCTATCCGAAATGCTGTTCAAGCTGCCGGACGCATACAAGCTACCTTCCGTGTGTTTTCCTTAAAAAAGAAGAAACAAAAGGCTCTTCAGAATGGAGATAGCTCTGCTTCGCCATCTATGCTCGAAAGAGCTACATTATCTATCCAGAAGAACTTCAGGTGCTGGAAGAAACGTAAGGAATATCAGAAAATTCGGAAAAATGTCATCAAGATTCAG GCACGGTTCAGAGCTCACCGAGAAAGAAACAAGTACAAGGAGTTACTTCAAAGTGTTGGCATCCTTGAGAAGATCATGCTGAGGTGGTTCCGAAAAGGCGTTGGTCTGCGAGGAATCAATAGCAGGGCGATGCCAATCGACCAAGACGAGGAAGAAGACATCGTCAAGGTTTTCCGCAAGGAAAGAGTGGAAACAGCTGTCAGTGAGGCTGTTTCGAGGGTATCGGCTATCGTCGGTTGCCCTGTCGCAAGGCTGGACTACCGCAGGATGCTCGAAATGCACCAACAAGCAAAG ATTGGCCATGGAAAGTAG
- the LOC119270119 gene encoding calmodulin-binding transcription activator 4-like isoform X2, which yields MQQQQRQGHDILNLQREVKTRWLKPREVLDILQNCELFGIQNRTPQRPPGGSWFLFNRRVHRFFRNDGYVWQKKKNGKSGNEAHEYLKVDNVKALNCYYARAENNPRFMRRIYWMLEPAYEHIVLVHYRDVLEGSISVSVLNGSPTSNQNGSASRADAHSSPGLTSEIVAPLLNSCSPGSAEEVSSQIPTINNETNDISLFDWRRTLEMQLSLENKERHDVNTDEVLPNHDPIPAHGIQNEELDACINLADVFDLGFSEDNHAEGSHPYPDPIDVLKYSAPVTIDENQWFHLHEVSPEWAFCSESAKVVIVGDFPCNLSNSSWVLFGDVKVPAVVVQQGVIRCYTPPYLGAGKVRMCMLDENGKPCTEDREFEFVEKPTNTMINGNGKPCSEAREFEFQQRPTKSDNGLLLLINYVQMLFDSHGCELFSKFRLPLPNARSGFPVNPSEIIGRTCEQLDHENAVNCIMEVMLNNKFQDWLSSKFEQNSEGEYLLPRQYHGVIHTIAALGYDWALKPLLSNGVPINYRDANGWTALHWAARFGREQMVAVLVVAGAAVGALSDPTAEDPAAKTPASIASAYGFIGISAFLSEAQLTSTLDSLESKENGKPVDHNGGVSTSNAVDRVSDKCAHVDGGTDDQLALKDSLGAIRNAVQAAGRIQATFRVFSLKKKKQKALQNGDSSASPSMLERATLSIQKNFRCWKKRKEYQKIRKNVIKIQARFRAHRERNKYKELLQSVGILEKIMLRWFRKGVGLRGINSRAMPIDQDEEEDIVKVFRKERVETAVSEAVSRVSAIVGCPVARLDYRRMLEMHQQAKIGHGK from the exons atgcagcagcagcagcggcaag GTCACGACATACTAAATCTGCAGCGGGAGGTGAAGACGCGGTGGCTCAAGCCCAGAGAGGTTCTTGACATATTGCAGAACTGTGAGCTGTTCGGGATCCAAAACAGGACCCCTCAGAGGCCACCGG GTGGTTCTTGGTTCCTTTTCAACCGTAGGGTACATCGCTTCTTCCGGAATGATGGGTATGTGTGGCAGAAAAAGAAGAATGGGAAGAGCGGCAATGAAGCACATGAGTACCTTAAG GTTGATAATGTAAAGGCTCTGAATTGCTACTATGCTCGTGCAGAAAATAATCCTAGATTCATGAGGCGGATATATTGGATGCTTGAACC GGCTTATGAGCACATCGTTCTTGTCCACTATAGAGACGTTCTAGAG GGCAGcatttcagtatcagtgctaaacgGTTCGCCAACATCCAATCAGAATGGCAGTGCTAGCAGAGCTGATGCACATAGTTCGCCAGGGTTGACTAGTGAGATAGTTGCGCCACTTCTCAACTCGTGCAGCCCAGGATCCGCGGAAGAAGTTAGTTCCCAGATCCCGACCATAAACAATGAAACAAATGATATAAGTCTATTTGATTGGCGGCGGACACTTGAAATGCAGCTGAGTCTGGAAAACAAGGAACGTCATGATGTTAACACTGATGAGGTTCTGCCAAATCATGATCCTATTCCTGCGCATGGGATACAGAATGAAGAACTAGACGCATGTATAAACCTTGCAGATGTCTTTGATCTGGGGTTTAGTGAAGACAACCATGCTGAAGGAAGTCACCCTTATCCCGATCCTATCGATGTCCTGAAATATTCAG CTCCTGTGACAATTGATGAAAACCAATGGTTCCATCTTCATGAGGTTTCTCCAGAATGGGCATTTTGTTCTGAAAGTGCTAAG GTTGTCATTGTAGGAGATTTCCCTTGCAACCTCTCCAATAGTTCATGGGTACTATTTGGTGATGTTAAAGTACCTGCGGTAGTTGTCCAGCAAGGTGTCATCCGTTGTTATACTCCACCATACCTTGGTGCTGGAAAGGTGAGAATGTGCATGCTCGATGAGAATGGGAAACCTTGCACTGAAGATCGAGAATTTGAATTCGTTGAAAAGCCTACCAACACAATGATTAATGGGAACGGGAAACCCTGCAGTGAAGCACGAGAATTTGAATTCCAACAGAGGCCTACCAAAAGTGACAATGGGCTGTTGTTGCTGATTAACTATGTGCAGATGCTTTTTGATAGTCATGGCTGTGAACTCTTCTCAAAGTTCAGGTTGCCACTCCCAAATGCTCGGTCTGGATTCCCAGTTAACCCCTCAGAGATTATAGGGAGAACATGTGAGCAGTTGGACCATGAGAATGCAGTAAATTGCATCATGGAAGTGATGCTTAACAATAAGTTCCAGGACTGGCTATCATCCAAATTTGAACAGAATAGTGAAGGGGAGTATTTGCTTCCTAGGCAATACCATGGTGTGATACATACAATTGCTGCATTGGGATACGACTGGGCTTTGAAACCGCTGCTTAGTAACGGCGTGCCTATAAACTACCGTGATGCAAATGGATGGACTGCTCTGCATTGGGCTGCACGATTCGGAAG GGAACAAATGGTAGCGGTTCTTGTTGTTGCAGGCGCTGCTGTGGGTGCACTTTCAGATCCAACAGCGGAAGACCCTGCTGCCAAGACACCTGCTTCGATTGCGTCTGCCTATGGTTTCATAGGCATCTCTGCATTCCTTTCAGAAGCACAACTAACCAGTACCCTTGATTCTCTGGAATCAAAAGAAAATGGGAAACCCGTAGATCATAATGGTGGAGTGAGTACATCTAATGCTGTGGATAGAGTATCAGATAAATGTGCACATGTGGATGGTGGAACTGATGATCAGCTTGCACTTAAGGATTCTCTAGGAGCTATCCGAAATGCTGTTCAAGCTGCCGGACGCATACAAGCTACCTTCCGTGTGTTTTCCTTAAAAAAGAAGAAACAAAAGGCTCTTCAGAATGGAGATAGCTCTGCTTCGCCATCTATGCTCGAAAGAGCTACATTATCTATCCAGAAGAACTTCAGGTGCTGGAAGAAACGTAAGGAATATCAGAAAATTCGGAAAAATGTCATCAAGATTCAG GCACGGTTCAGAGCTCACCGAGAAAGAAACAAGTACAAGGAGTTACTTCAAAGTGTTGGCATCCTTGAGAAGATCATGCTGAGGTGGTTCCGAAAAGGCGTTGGTCTGCGAGGAATCAATAGCAGGGCGATGCCAATCGACCAAGACGAGGAAGAAGACATCGTCAAGGTTTTCCGCAAGGAAAGAGTGGAAACAGCTGTCAGTGAGGCTGTTTCGAGGGTATCGGCTATCGTCGGTTGCCCTGTCGCAAGGCTGGACTACCGCAGGATGCTCGAAATGCACCAACAAGCAAAG ATTGGCCATGGAAAGTAG
- the LOC119270119 gene encoding calmodulin-binding transcription activator 4-like isoform X1 gives MQQQQRQGHDILNLQREVKTRWLKPREVLDILQNCELFGIQNRTPQRPPGGSWFLFNRRVHRFFRNDGYVWQKKKNGKSGNEAHEYLKVDNVKALNCYYARAENNPRFMRRIYWMLEPAYEHIVLVHYRDVLEGSISVSVLNGSPTSNQNGSASRADAHSSPGLTSEIVAPLLNSCSPGSAEEVSSQIPTINNETNDISLFDWRRTLEMQLSLENKERHDVNTDEVLPNHDPIPAHGIQNEELDACINLADVFDLGFSEDNHAEGSHPYPDPIDVLKYSETWLEDDQLKSILHSAPVTIDENQWFHLHEVSPEWAFCSESAKVVIVGDFPCNLSNSSWVLFGDVKVPAVVVQQGVIRCYTPPYLGAGKVRMCMLDENGKPCTEDREFEFVEKPTNTMINGNGKPCSEAREFEFQQRPTKSDNGLLLLINYVQMLFDSHGCELFSKFRLPLPNARSGFPVNPSEIIGRTCEQLDHENAVNCIMEVMLNNKFQDWLSSKFEQNSEGEYLLPRQYHGVIHTIAALGYDWALKPLLSNGVPINYRDANGWTALHWAARFGREQMVAVLVVAGAAVGALSDPTAEDPAAKTPASIASAYGFIGISAFLSEAQLTSTLDSLESKENGKPVDHNGGVSTSNAVDRVSDKCAHVDGGTDDQLALKDSLGAIRNAVQAAGRIQATFRVFSLKKKKQKALQNGDSSASPSMLERATLSIQKNFRCWKKRKEYQKIRKNVIKIQARFRAHRERNKYKELLQSVGILEKIMLRWFRKGVGLRGINSRAMPIDQDEEEDIVKVFRKERVETAVSEAVSRVSAIVGCPVARLDYRRMLEMHQQAKIGHGK, from the exons atgcagcagcagcagcggcaag GTCACGACATACTAAATCTGCAGCGGGAGGTGAAGACGCGGTGGCTCAAGCCCAGAGAGGTTCTTGACATATTGCAGAACTGTGAGCTGTTCGGGATCCAAAACAGGACCCCTCAGAGGCCACCGG GTGGTTCTTGGTTCCTTTTCAACCGTAGGGTACATCGCTTCTTCCGGAATGATGGGTATGTGTGGCAGAAAAAGAAGAATGGGAAGAGCGGCAATGAAGCACATGAGTACCTTAAG GTTGATAATGTAAAGGCTCTGAATTGCTACTATGCTCGTGCAGAAAATAATCCTAGATTCATGAGGCGGATATATTGGATGCTTGAACC GGCTTATGAGCACATCGTTCTTGTCCACTATAGAGACGTTCTAGAG GGCAGcatttcagtatcagtgctaaacgGTTCGCCAACATCCAATCAGAATGGCAGTGCTAGCAGAGCTGATGCACATAGTTCGCCAGGGTTGACTAGTGAGATAGTTGCGCCACTTCTCAACTCGTGCAGCCCAGGATCCGCGGAAGAAGTTAGTTCCCAGATCCCGACCATAAACAATGAAACAAATGATATAAGTCTATTTGATTGGCGGCGGACACTTGAAATGCAGCTGAGTCTGGAAAACAAGGAACGTCATGATGTTAACACTGATGAGGTTCTGCCAAATCATGATCCTATTCCTGCGCATGGGATACAGAATGAAGAACTAGACGCATGTATAAACCTTGCAGATGTCTTTGATCTGGGGTTTAGTGAAGACAACCATGCTGAAGGAAGTCACCCTTATCCCGATCCTATCGATGTCCTGAAATATTCAG AAACATGGTTGGAGGATGACCAACTTAAATCTATTCTACATTCAGCTCCTGTGACAATTGATGAAAACCAATGGTTCCATCTTCATGAGGTTTCTCCAGAATGGGCATTTTGTTCTGAAAGTGCTAAG GTTGTCATTGTAGGAGATTTCCCTTGCAACCTCTCCAATAGTTCATGGGTACTATTTGGTGATGTTAAAGTACCTGCGGTAGTTGTCCAGCAAGGTGTCATCCGTTGTTATACTCCACCATACCTTGGTGCTGGAAAGGTGAGAATGTGCATGCTCGATGAGAATGGGAAACCTTGCACTGAAGATCGAGAATTTGAATTCGTTGAAAAGCCTACCAACACAATGATTAATGGGAACGGGAAACCCTGCAGTGAAGCACGAGAATTTGAATTCCAACAGAGGCCTACCAAAAGTGACAATGGGCTGTTGTTGCTGATTAACTATGTGCAGATGCTTTTTGATAGTCATGGCTGTGAACTCTTCTCAAAGTTCAGGTTGCCACTCCCAAATGCTCGGTCTGGATTCCCAGTTAACCCCTCAGAGATTATAGGGAGAACATGTGAGCAGTTGGACCATGAGAATGCAGTAAATTGCATCATGGAAGTGATGCTTAACAATAAGTTCCAGGACTGGCTATCATCCAAATTTGAACAGAATAGTGAAGGGGAGTATTTGCTTCCTAGGCAATACCATGGTGTGATACATACAATTGCTGCATTGGGATACGACTGGGCTTTGAAACCGCTGCTTAGTAACGGCGTGCCTATAAACTACCGTGATGCAAATGGATGGACTGCTCTGCATTGGGCTGCACGATTCGGAAG GGAACAAATGGTAGCGGTTCTTGTTGTTGCAGGCGCTGCTGTGGGTGCACTTTCAGATCCAACAGCGGAAGACCCTGCTGCCAAGACACCTGCTTCGATTGCGTCTGCCTATGGTTTCATAGGCATCTCTGCATTCCTTTCAGAAGCACAACTAACCAGTACCCTTGATTCTCTGGAATCAAAAGAAAATGGGAAACCCGTAGATCATAATGGTGGAGTGAGTACATCTAATGCTGTGGATAGAGTATCAGATAAATGTGCACATGTGGATGGTGGAACTGATGATCAGCTTGCACTTAAGGATTCTCTAGGAGCTATCCGAAATGCTGTTCAAGCTGCCGGACGCATACAAGCTACCTTCCGTGTGTTTTCCTTAAAAAAGAAGAAACAAAAGGCTCTTCAGAATGGAGATAGCTCTGCTTCGCCATCTATGCTCGAAAGAGCTACATTATCTATCCAGAAGAACTTCAGGTGCTGGAAGAAACGTAAGGAATATCAGAAAATTCGGAAAAATGTCATCAAGATTCAG GCACGGTTCAGAGCTCACCGAGAAAGAAACAAGTACAAGGAGTTACTTCAAAGTGTTGGCATCCTTGAGAAGATCATGCTGAGGTGGTTCCGAAAAGGCGTTGGTCTGCGAGGAATCAATAGCAGGGCGATGCCAATCGACCAAGACGAGGAAGAAGACATCGTCAAGGTTTTCCGCAAGGAAAGAGTGGAAACAGCTGTCAGTGAGGCTGTTTCGAGGGTATCGGCTATCGTCGGTTGCCCTGTCGCAAGGCTGGACTACCGCAGGATGCTCGAAATGCACCAACAAGCAAAG ATTGGCCATGGAAAGTAG